From Streptomyces asiaticus, one genomic window encodes:
- a CDS encoding alpha-ketoacid dehydrogenase subunit beta, which produces MAAEKMSLSKAINASLRTALETDPKVLIMGEDVGKLGGVFRVTDGLQKDFGEDRVIDTPLAESGIVGTAIGLALRGYRPVVEIQFDGFVFPAYDQIVTQLAKMHARSLGKVKLPVVVRIPYGGGIGAVEHHSESPEALFAHVAGLKVVSPANASDAYWMLQQAIDSDDPVIYFEPKRRYHDKSEVDTAAIPGPLHAARVVRPGADLTLAAYGPMVKVALDAAAAAAEEGKSIEVLDLRSMSPIDFDSIQRSVERTGRLVVVHEAPVFLGTGSEIAARITERCFYHLQAPVLRVGGFHSPYPPSRLEDEYLPGLDRVLDAVDRALAY; this is translated from the coding sequence ATGGCCGCCGAGAAGATGTCGCTCTCCAAGGCGATCAACGCGTCCCTGCGGACGGCCCTCGAGACCGACCCCAAGGTCCTGATCATGGGCGAGGACGTCGGCAAGCTGGGGGGCGTCTTCCGCGTCACCGACGGCCTCCAGAAGGACTTCGGCGAGGACCGGGTCATCGACACCCCGCTCGCCGAGTCCGGCATCGTGGGCACCGCGATCGGGCTCGCGCTGCGCGGCTACCGCCCGGTGGTGGAGATCCAGTTCGACGGTTTCGTCTTCCCCGCCTACGACCAGATCGTCACCCAGCTCGCCAAGATGCACGCACGCTCGCTCGGCAAGGTCAAGCTGCCGGTCGTCGTCCGGATTCCGTACGGCGGCGGCATCGGCGCGGTGGAGCACCACAGCGAGTCGCCGGAGGCGCTGTTCGCGCATGTGGCGGGGTTGAAGGTGGTCTCGCCGGCCAACGCCTCCGACGCCTACTGGATGCTCCAGCAGGCCATCGACAGCGATGACCCGGTGATCTACTTCGAGCCCAAGCGCCGCTACCACGACAAGTCCGAGGTGGACACCGCCGCGATCCCCGGGCCGCTGCACGCCGCCCGCGTGGTGCGGCCGGGGGCGGACCTGACGCTCGCGGCCTACGGCCCGATGGTGAAGGTCGCCCTGGACGCCGCCGCGGCCGCCGCCGAGGAGGGCAAGTCGATCGAGGTCCTGGACCTGCGGTCGATGTCGCCGATCGACTTCGACTCGATCCAGCGTTCCGTGGAGCGGACGGGGCGGCTGGTCGTCGTCCACGAGGCACCGGTATTCCTGGGTACCGGGTCGGAGATCGCCGCGCGCATCACCGAGAGGTGCTTCTATCACCTCCAGGCCCCGGTGCTGCGGGTCGGCGGCTTCCACTCGCCGTACCCGCCGTCACGGCTCGAGGACGAGTACCTTCCGGGGCTGGACCGGGTGCTCGACGCCGTAGACCGCGCGTTGGCGTACTGA
- a CDS encoding NHL domain-containing thioredoxin family protein, with protein sequence MASRARVRAPELIGRGGWLNTGGTDLTLTDLRGRIVILDFWTFCCVNCLHVLDELRELEEKHRDTVVIVGVHSPKFVHEAEHQAVVDAVERYEVHHPVLDDPELATWKQYAVRAWPTLVVIDPEGYVVAQHAGEGHAHALETLVGQLEAEHAAKGTLRRGDGPYVPPEPVPTELRFPGKALPLPGGTFLVSDTTRHQLVELAADGESVVRRIGAGERGLTDGTSERARFSEPQGLALLPDGTVAVADTVNHALRRFDPATGEVTTLAGTGRQWWQGSPTEGPAREVDLSSPWDVAWFAGRLWIAMAGVHQLWTYDPEAGTVRAAAGTTNEGLVDGPAEEAWFAQPSGLAATEDRLWIADSETSAVRYLERDGKGFTVRTAVGTGLFDFGHRDGAADQALLQHPLGVTALPDGSVAISDTYNHALRRYDPATGEVSTLATDLREPSGAVLADGDIVVVESARHRLTRLRLPEEAVRVDAVAHRTQRAATDIAPGTLRLDVVFQAPEGQKLDTRYGPSTRLLVSSTPPELLAGGDGAGTDLSRELVLTEGVTEGVLHVSAMAASCDDDPSNEYPACHVHQQDWGVPVRITEGGANRLPLVLAGMDD encoded by the coding sequence ATGGCTTCACGTGCACGCGTCCGCGCCCCCGAGCTGATCGGCCGGGGCGGCTGGCTCAACACCGGCGGTACCGACCTCACCCTCACCGACCTGCGGGGACGCATCGTCATCCTCGACTTCTGGACGTTCTGCTGTGTGAACTGCCTGCATGTCCTGGACGAGCTGCGCGAGCTGGAGGAGAAGCACCGCGACACCGTGGTGATCGTCGGCGTGCACTCGCCGAAGTTCGTCCACGAGGCCGAGCACCAGGCGGTCGTGGACGCGGTCGAGCGGTACGAGGTGCACCACCCGGTCCTCGACGACCCCGAGCTGGCCACCTGGAAGCAGTACGCGGTCCGGGCCTGGCCCACCCTCGTCGTCATCGACCCCGAGGGCTATGTGGTCGCCCAGCACGCGGGCGAGGGCCACGCCCACGCCCTGGAGACCCTGGTGGGGCAGCTGGAGGCCGAGCACGCCGCCAAGGGCACCCTGCGGCGCGGCGACGGCCCGTATGTGCCCCCGGAGCCGGTCCCCACCGAGCTGCGCTTCCCCGGTAAGGCGCTGCCGCTGCCCGGCGGCACCTTCCTCGTCTCGGACACCACCCGCCATCAGCTGGTGGAGCTCGCGGCGGACGGCGAGAGCGTGGTGCGGCGCATCGGCGCGGGCGAGCGCGGCCTTACCGATGGCACGAGCGAGCGGGCGCGGTTCAGCGAGCCCCAGGGGCTCGCCCTGCTCCCCGACGGCACCGTGGCCGTCGCCGACACCGTGAACCACGCGCTGCGCCGCTTCGACCCGGCCACCGGCGAGGTCACCACGCTCGCCGGGACCGGCCGCCAGTGGTGGCAGGGGTCGCCCACCGAGGGACCCGCCCGCGAGGTCGACCTGTCATCCCCCTGGGACGTGGCCTGGTTCGCCGGGCGGCTGTGGATCGCCATGGCGGGCGTCCACCAGCTGTGGACCTACGACCCGGAGGCCGGGACCGTACGGGCCGCCGCCGGGACCACCAACGAGGGCCTGGTCGACGGCCCGGCCGAGGAGGCGTGGTTCGCCCAGCCCTCCGGGCTCGCCGCGACCGAGGACCGGCTGTGGATCGCGGACTCCGAGACCTCCGCGGTGCGCTACCTCGAGCGCGACGGTAAGGGCTTCACGGTCCGTACGGCCGTCGGCACCGGGCTCTTCGACTTCGGCCACCGGGACGGCGCCGCCGATCAGGCGCTGCTCCAGCATCCCCTGGGCGTCACCGCGCTGCCCGACGGCTCGGTGGCGATCTCGGACACCTACAATCACGCGCTGCGCCGCTACGACCCGGCCACCGGTGAGGTCTCCACGCTCGCCACGGATCTGCGCGAGCCCTCCGGCGCGGTCCTGGCCGACGGGGACATCGTGGTGGTGGAGTCCGCCCGGCACCGGCTGACCCGGCTGCGGCTGCCGGAGGAGGCCGTAAGGGTCGATGCGGTGGCCCACCGCACCCAGCGCGCCGCGACCGACATCGCCCCGGGGACGCTCCGTCTCGACGTGGTCTTCCAGGCGCCCGAGGGGCAGAAGCTGGACACCCGCTACGGCCCCTCCACCCGGCTGCTGGTCAGCTCCACCCCGCCGGAGCTGCTGGCCGGGGGCGACGGCGCGGGGACGGATCTGAGCCGGGAGCTCGTCCTTACGGAGGGCGTGACCGAGGGCGTGCTGCATGTCTCCGCCATGGCCGCCTCCTGTGACGACGACCCGTCGAACGAGTACCCGGCCTGCCATGTGCACCAGCAGGACTGGGGCGTCCCGGTGCGGATCACCGAGGGCGGCGCGAACCGGCTGCCGCTGGTGCTCGCCGGGATGGACGACTGA
- a CDS encoding GntR family transcriptional regulator: MSPADTATKPPPAAERVYHHVKQAVLDRRYEGGTLLSEGELADAVGVSRTPVREALLRLEAEGLLKLYPKKGALVLPVSSQEIADVVETRLLVEQHAVAKVVPAGGRLLARLEELLEEQRVHAAAGDLAAFAAADRCFHAAIVRAAGNAILAQLYDQLRDRQLRMGVATMHAEPDRIAKNITEHTEILQALRAGDAGFASGLVQRHISWVNNLARGEAR, from the coding sequence ATGAGTCCCGCCGATACGGCCACCAAGCCGCCCCCCGCCGCCGAACGCGTCTACCACCACGTCAAACAAGCCGTCCTCGACCGCCGCTACGAGGGCGGCACACTGCTGAGTGAGGGTGAACTCGCGGACGCCGTCGGGGTCTCCCGCACCCCCGTCCGGGAAGCGCTGCTGCGCCTGGAGGCCGAGGGGCTCCTCAAGCTCTATCCGAAGAAGGGCGCCCTGGTGCTGCCCGTCTCCTCCCAGGAGATCGCGGACGTGGTCGAGACCCGGCTGCTGGTGGAGCAGCACGCGGTCGCCAAGGTCGTCCCGGCCGGTGGGCGGCTGCTGGCGCGGCTCGAGGAGCTGCTGGAGGAGCAGCGGGTGCACGCCGCGGCCGGGGACCTGGCCGCCTTCGCCGCCGCCGACCGCTGCTTCCACGCGGCGATCGTCCGGGCGGCGGGAAACGCCATCCTGGCGCAGCTGTACGACCAGCTGAGGGACCGCCAGCTGCGGATGGGCGTGGCCACCATGCACGCCGAGCCCGACCGCATCGCCAAGAACATCACCGAGCACACGGAGATCCTCCAGGCCCTGCGCGCCGGGGACGCCGGTTTCGCGTCCGGTCTTGTGCAGCGCCACATCAGCTGGGTGAACAACCTCGCCCGGGGTGAGGCGCGATGA
- a CDS encoding maleylpyruvate isomerase family mycothiol-dependent enzyme produces the protein MTVHPSLQTSIDAWTHSIDAITELVNPLAESEWNRATECPGWSVRDVVSHVIGLECEMLGDPRPIHTLPRDLYHVTNELSRYMEVQVDVRRCHTAPEMTSELEYTVIRRGRQLRNEKRQPDAMVRWPGGTEVTLGEALTRRAFDIWVHEQDLRRALNKPGNLDSPGATITRDLLLSGLPKVVAKDAGAAPQSAVVFDVHGPMEFMRTVRVDADGRGTIDGSVSLGPTVTLALDWETYVRLACGRVRPEAVAERLKIEGDQQLADAILQHFAVTP, from the coding sequence GTGACCGTCCATCCCAGCCTTCAGACCTCCATCGACGCCTGGACGCACTCCATCGACGCGATAACGGAGTTGGTCAACCCGCTAGCGGAGAGCGAGTGGAACCGCGCCACCGAGTGCCCGGGATGGTCGGTGCGGGACGTCGTCTCGCATGTGATCGGCCTCGAATGCGAGATGCTCGGCGATCCCCGCCCCATCCACACCCTGCCGCGCGACCTCTACCACGTCACCAACGAGCTGTCGCGGTACATGGAGGTCCAGGTCGACGTACGGCGCTGCCACACCGCGCCCGAGATGACCTCCGAGCTGGAGTACACCGTCATCCGGCGGGGCCGCCAGCTGCGGAACGAGAAGCGCCAGCCGGACGCCATGGTGCGCTGGCCCGGCGGCACCGAGGTGACGCTGGGGGAGGCCCTGACGCGGCGGGCCTTCGACATCTGGGTGCACGAACAGGATCTGCGCCGGGCCCTGAACAAGCCGGGCAACCTCGACTCGCCGGGCGCCACGATCACCCGTGACCTGCTGCTGTCGGGGCTGCCGAAGGTGGTCGCCAAGGACGCGGGCGCGGCGCCCCAGTCGGCCGTCGTCTTCGATGTGCACGGCCCGATGGAGTTCATGCGGACGGTCCGGGTCGACGCGGACGGCCGGGGCACCATCGACGGCAGCGTCTCGCTGGGGCCGACGGTCACCCTCGCCCTGGACTGGGAGACCTACGTCCGGCTGGCCTGCGGGCGGGTGCGGCCCGAGGCGGTCGCGGAGCGGCTGAAGATCGAGGGCGACCAGCAGCTGGCGGACGCGATCCTCCAGCACTTCGCGGTCACGCCGTAG
- a CDS encoding response regulator, protein MREEGKIGIFLVDDHEVVRRGVRDLLAGEPDMEVVGEAGTAADALARIPAARPDVAVLDIRLPDRSGVEVCREIRTRYENVRCMMLTSFADDEALFDAIIAGASGYVLKDIRGDELLAAVRDVAAGRSLLDPVATARVLERLRGQTAPQPDDQLAALTEQERRILLLIGEGLTNRAIGERLHLAEKTIKNYVSSLLSKLGMERRSQAAAYVARMQATQAQKR, encoded by the coding sequence GTGCGCGAAGAAGGAAAAATAGGGATTTTCCTGGTCGACGACCATGAAGTCGTCCGACGCGGCGTACGAGACCTGCTCGCGGGCGAGCCGGACATGGAGGTGGTCGGCGAGGCGGGCACCGCGGCCGACGCGCTGGCGCGGATCCCGGCCGCCCGCCCGGACGTCGCCGTCCTGGACATCCGGCTGCCCGACCGCAGCGGGGTCGAGGTCTGCCGGGAGATCCGCACCCGGTACGAGAACGTCCGCTGCATGATGCTCACCTCCTTCGCCGACGACGAGGCACTCTTCGACGCCATCATCGCGGGCGCCTCCGGCTATGTCCTGAAGGACATCCGCGGCGACGAACTGCTCGCCGCGGTCCGGGACGTGGCCGCGGGCAGGTCGCTGCTCGACCCGGTGGCCACCGCCCGGGTGCTGGAGCGGCTGCGCGGCCAGACCGCCCCCCAACCGGACGACCAGCTCGCCGCCCTCACCGAGCAGGAGCGCCGGATCCTGCTGCTGATCGGGGAGGGGCTCACCAATCGGGCGATCGGCGAGCGGCTGCACCTCGCCGAGAAGACGATCAAGAACTATGTCTCCAGCCTGCTCTCCAAGCTGGGCATGGAGCGCCGCTCGCAGGCGGCGGCGTACGTCGCCCGGATGCAGGCGACGCAGGCCCAGAAGCGGTAG
- a CDS encoding DUF4232 domain-containing protein, translating to MPLTTARLAHRAGTLRSVAAGLTVVAAGITLAACGTADASGVRTAGAAESVAPAVPAAHEDGLQDGAQRAAREAVAGGADAGAQGGLRADSGAQGEAGVCRLDTMSVGVTSVPRPADHLLLEITNQSGGTCRLTGFPAVRFDDTSRALPEAAGTRPQSVVTLAPGESGYAGLTTSAADAPADGVKATGLTVSLPGEDGRRSVDLPGDSVEVGRGAEVGYWQSDASDALIW from the coding sequence ATGCCGCTCACCACCGCTCGCCTCGCCCACCGCGCCGGCACCCTGCGCTCGGTCGCTGCCGGACTGACGGTCGTCGCCGCGGGTATCACCCTCGCGGCGTGCGGCACCGCCGACGCGTCGGGCGTACGGACGGCCGGCGCGGCGGAGAGCGTCGCCCCGGCCGTCCCCGCCGCCCACGAGGACGGCCTCCAGGACGGCGCCCAGCGGGCCGCGCGGGAGGCGGTGGCGGGCGGGGCCGACGCCGGGGCCCAGGGCGGTCTGCGGGCCGACAGCGGCGCCCAGGGGGAGGCCGGGGTCTGCCGCCTCGACACGATGTCGGTGGGCGTCACCTCCGTCCCCCGCCCGGCCGACCACCTCCTGCTGGAGATCACCAACCAGTCCGGCGGGACCTGCCGTCTCACCGGCTTCCCCGCGGTGCGGTTCGACGACACGAGCCGGGCCCTGCCGGAGGCCGCGGGCACCCGGCCCCAGTCGGTCGTCACGCTGGCCCCCGGCGAGAGCGGCTACGCGGGACTGACCACCTCCGCGGCGGACGCCCCGGCGGACGGCGTCAAGGCCACCGGGCTGACCGTCTCCCTCCCCGGCGAGGACGGCCGCCGCTCCGTCGACCTGCCCGGCGACTCGGTGGAGGTCGGCCGCGGGGCGGAGGTCGGCTACTGGCAGAGCGACGCCTCCGACGCTCTGATCTGGTGA
- the pdhA gene encoding pyruvate dehydrogenase (acetyl-transferring) E1 component subunit alpha: MTVESTAARKPRRSGAKRSTTARDTKKQPAGQTELVQLLTPEGERVEHPDYAIDPTPEELRGLYRDMVLTRRFDAEATTLQRQGELGLWASLLGQEAAQIGSGRALNDADYVFPTYREHGVAWCRGVDPTNLLGMFRGVNHGGWDPNSNNFHLYTIVIGSQTLHATGYAMGVAKDGADAAVLAYFGDGASSQGDVAESFTFSAVYNAPVVFFCQNNQWAISEPTEKQTRVPLYQRAQGFGFPGVRVDGNDVLACLAVTKAALERARTGQGPMLIEAFTYRMGAHTTSDDPTRYRSPEERELWETKDPILRLRTLLTREGLADDAYFADLERESDALAKRVRDAVRAMPDPEDMAMFEHIYADGHALVDEERAQFAEYQASFVTAEEGI; the protein is encoded by the coding sequence GTGACCGTGGAGAGCACTGCCGCGCGCAAGCCGCGCCGCAGCGGAGCCAAGCGCAGCACCACCGCGCGGGACACCAAGAAGCAGCCTGCGGGCCAGACCGAACTCGTACAGCTGCTGACCCCCGAGGGCGAGCGTGTCGAGCACCCCGATTACGCCATCGACCCCACCCCGGAGGAGCTGCGCGGTCTGTACCGGGACATGGTGCTGACACGGCGGTTCGACGCCGAGGCCACCACCCTCCAGCGCCAGGGCGAACTGGGCCTGTGGGCCTCGCTGCTCGGCCAGGAGGCGGCGCAGATCGGCTCCGGCCGGGCGCTGAACGACGCCGACTACGTCTTCCCCACCTACCGCGAGCACGGCGTGGCGTGGTGCCGGGGCGTCGACCCGACCAATCTGCTGGGGATGTTCCGTGGGGTGAACCACGGCGGCTGGGACCCGAACAGCAACAACTTCCACCTGTACACCATCGTGATCGGCTCGCAGACCCTGCACGCGACCGGCTACGCCATGGGCGTGGCCAAGGACGGCGCGGACGCCGCGGTCCTGGCCTACTTCGGGGACGGCGCCTCCAGCCAGGGCGATGTCGCCGAATCGTTCACCTTCTCCGCGGTCTACAACGCCCCGGTCGTCTTCTTCTGCCAGAACAACCAGTGGGCCATCTCCGAGCCCACCGAGAAGCAGACCCGGGTGCCGCTCTACCAGCGCGCCCAGGGCTTCGGCTTCCCCGGGGTGCGGGTGGACGGCAATGACGTGCTCGCCTGTCTGGCCGTCACCAAGGCCGCGCTGGAGCGGGCGCGCACCGGGCAGGGCCCGATGCTCATCGAGGCGTTCACCTACCGCATGGGCGCCCACACCACCTCCGACGACCCCACGCGCTACCGCTCCCCCGAGGAGCGGGAGCTGTGGGAGACCAAGGACCCGATCCTGCGGCTGCGCACCCTGCTGACCCGCGAGGGCCTGGCCGACGACGCGTACTTCGCCGACCTCGAGCGGGAGAGCGACGCGCTGGCCAAGCGGGTCCGGGACGCGGTACGGGCCATGCCCGACCCCGAGGACATGGCGATGTTCGAGCACATCTACGCCGACGGGCACGCGCTCGTCGACGAGGAGCGGGCGCAGTTCGCCGAGTACCAGGCTTCGTTCGTCACCGCTGAGGAAGGCATCTGA
- a CDS encoding MFS transporter → MTSAQLPGDPPGGRRAVAVWGLGVAVYFVAITYRTSLGVAGIDAAERFHINASALSTFSILQVLVYAGMQIPVGLLVDRLGTRKVLMLGVVLFTLGQFGFALSHSYPMALGSRALLGCGDAMTFISVLRLGSRWFPARRGPMIAQVAALFGMAGNLVSTLVIARALHSAGWTTTFAGSALGGVAILVLVLLFLKDHPKGFEPAPASHMGADYVRRQIADAWREPGTRLGMWVHFTTQFPAMVFLLLWGMPFLVEAEGLSRATAGQLLTLIVLSNMAVGLVYGQVIARHHAARAPLALGTVGATALLWGTVLLWPSAHAPMWLLIVLCVVLGACGPASMIGFDFARPANPPERTGTASGIVNMGGFTASMTTLLAVGVLLDLTGENFRIAFASVFVLQALGVAQILRLRGRAHRRERERVVASRVEAVHVPA, encoded by the coding sequence ATGACCTCGGCCCAGTTGCCCGGTGATCCACCCGGCGGACGTCGTGCCGTCGCCGTATGGGGCCTGGGCGTCGCCGTCTACTTCGTCGCCATCACCTATCGCACCAGCCTCGGCGTCGCCGGTATCGACGCCGCCGAGCGCTTCCACATCAACGCCTCGGCGCTGTCGACCTTCTCCATCCTCCAGGTGCTGGTCTACGCCGGGATGCAGATACCGGTCGGGCTCCTGGTCGACCGTCTCGGCACCCGTAAGGTGCTCATGCTCGGCGTGGTGCTCTTCACCCTGGGGCAGTTCGGCTTCGCGCTCTCCCACTCGTACCCGATGGCGCTGGGCTCCCGGGCGCTGCTCGGCTGCGGTGACGCGATGACCTTCATCAGCGTGCTGCGGCTCGGCTCGCGCTGGTTCCCGGCCCGCCGGGGGCCGATGATCGCCCAGGTCGCCGCGCTCTTCGGCATGGCGGGCAACCTGGTCTCCACGCTGGTGATCGCCCGGGCGCTGCACAGCGCCGGCTGGACCACGACCTTCGCGGGCAGCGCGCTCGGCGGGGTGGCCATCCTCGTCCTGGTGCTGCTCTTCCTCAAGGACCACCCGAAGGGCTTCGAGCCCGCGCCCGCCTCCCATATGGGCGCCGACTACGTCCGCCGGCAGATCGCGGACGCCTGGCGCGAGCCCGGCACCCGGCTGGGCATGTGGGTCCACTTCACCACCCAGTTCCCGGCGATGGTGTTCCTGCTGCTGTGGGGGATGCCGTTCCTGGTCGAGGCCGAGGGGCTGTCCCGGGCGACCGCGGGTCAGCTGCTGACCCTCATCGTGCTGTCCAATATGGCGGTCGGCCTGGTCTACGGCCAGGTCATCGCCCGGCACCACGCCGCCCGCGCCCCGCTGGCCCTCGGCACGGTCGGCGCCACCGCGCTGCTGTGGGGCACCGTGCTGCTCTGGCCGTCCGCCCATGCGCCCATGTGGCTGCTGATCGTCCTGTGTGTGGTGCTCGGCGCCTGCGGGCCCGCATCGATGATCGGCTTCGACTTCGCCCGGCCCGCCAATCCGCCCGAGCGGACCGGCACCGCCTCGGGAATCGTCAACATGGGCGGCTTCACGGCCTCGATGACCACTCTGCTGGCCGTCGGCGTCCTGCTGGACCTGACCGGCGAGAACTTCCGGATCGCGTTCGCCTCGGTGTTCGTGCTCCAGGCGCTCGGCGTCGCCCAGATCCTGCGGCTGCGCGGCCGGGCGCACCGCCGGGAGCGCGAGCGTGTGGTCGCGAGCCGCGTCGAGGCGGTGCACGTACCGGCGTGA
- a CDS encoding dihydrolipoamide acetyltransferase family protein yields MTAVEQRFREFKMPDVGEGLTEAEILKWFVAPGDTVTDGQVVCEVETAKAAVELPIPFDGVVHELRFDEGATVDVGTPIISVDTDPGAGEAAPQAAPAAEAPAAEKPAAESEEKEGRQANLVGYGAAPASTKRRPRKPLPGGLRSAPAPSAGAPAPQEPAPAPARPEAAPAAAPAPAPAPSPELNGSGRTARPLAKPPVRKLAKDLGIDLETVTPSGADGIITREDVHAAAEAVQAARETPVAAPSAAVTAVQGRERRVPVKGVRKATAQAMVHSAFTAPHVTEFVTVDVTRTMKLVADLKQDPELSGLRVNPLLLVAKALLVAIRRNPDINATWDEDNQEIVYKDYVNLGIAAATPRGLIVPNIKDAGAKTLPELASALGELVTTAREGKTTPAAMSGGTITITNVGVFGIDAGTPIINPGESAILAFGAVKLQPWVHKGEVKPRQVTTLALSFDHRLVDGELGSKVLADVAAVLERPKRLITWA; encoded by the coding sequence ATGACCGCAGTCGAACAGCGCTTCCGTGAGTTCAAGATGCCCGATGTGGGCGAGGGGCTGACCGAGGCCGAGATCCTCAAGTGGTTCGTGGCGCCGGGTGACACCGTGACCGACGGTCAGGTGGTGTGCGAGGTCGAGACCGCCAAGGCCGCCGTCGAGCTGCCCATCCCCTTCGACGGCGTGGTGCACGAGCTGCGCTTCGACGAGGGCGCCACCGTGGACGTGGGCACGCCGATCATCTCGGTGGACACCGACCCCGGAGCGGGGGAGGCGGCGCCCCAGGCCGCTCCCGCCGCCGAGGCCCCCGCCGCCGAGAAGCCGGCCGCCGAGTCCGAGGAGAAGGAGGGCCGCCAGGCCAATCTGGTCGGCTACGGGGCGGCGCCCGCCTCCACCAAGCGCCGTCCGCGCAAGCCGCTGCCCGGTGGGCTGCGGTCCGCGCCCGCCCCCTCCGCCGGGGCGCCCGCGCCCCAGGAGCCCGCGCCCGCGCCCGCGCGCCCCGAGGCCGCCCCCGCCGCTGCCCCTGCGCCCGCGCCCGCGCCCTCGCCCGAGCTGAACGGCAGCGGCCGGACCGCCCGGCCGCTGGCCAAGCCGCCGGTCCGCAAGCTGGCCAAGGACCTGGGCATCGACCTGGAGACGGTCACCCCGAGCGGGGCGGACGGGATCATCACCCGCGAGGACGTCCACGCGGCCGCCGAGGCCGTCCAGGCGGCCCGGGAGACGCCCGTGGCGGCCCCGTCCGCGGCCGTCACGGCCGTCCAGGGCCGGGAGCGCCGGGTGCCCGTGAAGGGCGTACGGAAGGCCACCGCGCAGGCGATGGTCCACAGCGCCTTCACCGCCCCTCACGTGACCGAGTTCGTGACGGTCGACGTGACCCGCACGATGAAGCTCGTGGCCGACCTCAAGCAGGACCCGGAGCTGTCCGGACTGCGGGTCAACCCGCTGCTGCTGGTCGCCAAGGCCCTGCTGGTGGCCATCCGGCGCAACCCGGACATCAACGCCACCTGGGACGAGGACAACCAGGAGATCGTCTACAAGGACTACGTCAATCTGGGCATCGCGGCGGCGACGCCGCGCGGGCTGATCGTCCCCAACATCAAGGACGCCGGCGCCAAGACCCTGCCCGAACTGGCGTCCGCCCTGGGTGAGCTGGTCACCACCGCCCGTGAGGGCAAGACCACCCCGGCGGCGATGTCCGGCGGCACGATCACCATCACCAACGTCGGCGTCTTCGGCATCGACGCGGGCACCCCGATCATCAACCCCGGGGAGTCCGCGATCCTCGCCTTCGGCGCGGTCAAGCTCCAGCCGTGGGTCCACAAGGGCGAGGTCAAGCCGCGCCAGGTGACCACGCTGGCGCTCTCCTTCGACCACCGGCTGGTCGACGGCGAGCTGGGCTCCAAGGTGCTCGCGGACGTCGCGGCCGTCCTGGAGCGCCCCAAGCGCCTGATCACATGGGCCTGA